In Zunongwangia profunda SM-A87, the following proteins share a genomic window:
- a CDS encoding zinc-dependent metalloprotease encodes MKKILLLIVLFSQYTFSQFLEKKEDLKKYEGYFDFYYNPKADEIYLEVDKIDSLFLYNHALRSGVGSNDIGLDRGQLGGASVVKFQRAGDKLLLVEPNQRYRAVTDNELEKQSIEEAFAKSVIYGFEIKEEKDGKLIIDLTPFIMEDAHGVAQRLKRGNYGSYKVSQNKSALQLDRTKAFPKNVEFESLLTFEGSPQGGTVRSVVPDAANISVIQHYSFVELPDDHYKKRIFDPRSGVNSISYYDYATPIYEPILKRYIVRHRLEKKNPEAEVSEAVAPIIYYLDPGTPEPVRSALLEGASWWNQAYESIGYKDAFQVKMLPEGADPLDVRYNVIQWVHRSTRGWSYGASVVDPRTGEIIKGHVSLGSLRIRQDFMIAQALLNKPFAQSDENNEKMMEMAIARIRQLSAHEVGHTLGFAHNFAASVSDRASVMDYPHPQFSIENGEITAANAYDTNIGEWDKLIVKYAYADIPKDTSERKYLNAVIQEAYDQGIQFISDSDARAQDGAHVNAHLWDNGNDVTEELENVLKIREKAIENFSEDNFRTNEPYSVLEDVFVPLYFFHRYQTEAVSKLVGGLDYNFAVKGGAEKVVETLSPKRQKSALDVLLQTLKAETIAIPKEKLALFPPRAFGYGRSRESFKSNTGVAFDALGGPATASDMTLGLLLNPERMARLAQQKSLDKKQLGLGDMLEKLIAETIQYQPKDSYLLAVQQTINYNVLQHLFNLAASKKSTPLVKAEVYKQLAELEDWLEEQDGAIYEQMLEEIELFMDKPEEFEPMLAAPKIPDGSPIGSFMCTGF; translated from the coding sequence ATGAAAAAAATACTACTACTTATCGTACTGTTTTCACAGTATACATTTAGCCAGTTTCTGGAAAAAAAAGAAGATTTGAAGAAATATGAAGGTTACTTCGATTTCTATTACAATCCAAAAGCTGATGAAATTTACCTTGAAGTTGATAAAATAGATAGTCTCTTTTTATATAATCATGCGTTGAGAAGCGGAGTAGGGAGTAACGATATAGGATTAGATCGTGGCCAGTTAGGAGGAGCTTCGGTAGTTAAATTTCAGCGTGCCGGTGATAAGTTATTGCTGGTAGAGCCTAACCAGCGTTATCGTGCAGTGACCGATAATGAACTGGAAAAGCAAAGCATTGAAGAAGCCTTTGCAAAATCGGTAATTTATGGTTTCGAAATAAAGGAGGAGAAGGATGGTAAGTTGATTATCGATCTTACCCCTTTTATTATGGAAGATGCTCATGGCGTGGCTCAGCGTTTAAAACGCGGAAACTACGGAAGTTATAAGGTTAGTCAAAATAAAAGTGCTTTGCAGTTAGATCGAACTAAAGCTTTTCCTAAAAATGTAGAGTTTGAAAGCCTGCTTACTTTTGAAGGATCACCACAGGGAGGTACAGTTAGAAGTGTGGTACCCGATGCGGCTAATATTAGCGTAATTCAGCATTATTCTTTTGTAGAATTGCCAGACGATCATTATAAAAAAAGGATTTTTGATCCTAGAAGCGGCGTAAATTCAATTTCATACTACGATTATGCGACACCAATTTATGAACCCATTTTAAAGCGATACATTGTTCGTCACCGATTGGAAAAGAAAAATCCGGAAGCTGAAGTTAGCGAAGCGGTAGCACCTATTATCTATTATTTGGATCCCGGTACGCCAGAGCCGGTTCGTTCAGCATTATTAGAAGGTGCAAGCTGGTGGAATCAGGCTTATGAAAGTATTGGCTACAAAGATGCATTTCAGGTAAAAATGTTACCAGAAGGTGCAGACCCTTTAGATGTTAGATACAACGTGATCCAGTGGGTACATCGTTCTACGCGCGGTTGGAGTTATGGTGCGAGTGTGGTCGATCCAAGAACCGGTGAAATTATTAAAGGACATGTAAGTTTGGGAAGTTTAAGAATACGCCAGGATTTTATGATCGCCCAGGCATTATTAAATAAACCTTTTGCTCAAAGTGATGAAAATAATGAGAAAATGATGGAAATGGCAATTGCCAGAATTCGTCAACTTTCCGCTCACGAAGTTGGACATACTTTAGGGTTTGCTCATAACTTTGCGGCCAGTGTTAGCGATAGAGCTTCGGTAATGGATTATCCTCATCCGCAATTCAGTATAGAGAATGGAGAAATTACCGCAGCGAATGCCTACGATACCAATATAGGCGAATGGGATAAACTAATTGTGAAATATGCCTATGCAGATATTCCTAAGGATACTTCAGAAAGAAAGTACTTGAATGCCGTAATTCAGGAAGCTTATGATCAGGGTATTCAGTTTATCAGTGATAGTGATGCCCGTGCGCAAGATGGCGCTCATGTAAATGCACATTTATGGGATAATGGTAATGATGTTACTGAAGAATTAGAAAATGTACTCAAAATTCGTGAAAAAGCAATAGAGAATTTTTCTGAGGATAATTTTAGGACCAACGAGCCTTATTCGGTTTTAGAGGATGTTTTTGTTCCTTTATATTTCTTCCACCGGTATCAAACAGAAGCGGTAAGTAAGCTAGTGGGGGGGCTAGATTATAATTTTGCCGTTAAAGGCGGAGCAGAGAAAGTTGTAGAAACGCTCTCGCCAAAACGTCAAAAATCAGCTTTGGATGTATTATTGCAAACTTTAAAAGCGGAGACAATTGCTATTCCAAAGGAAAAATTAGCACTTTTCCCGCCAAGAGCTTTTGGTTATGGCAGATCAAGAGAATCTTTTAAAAGTAATACTGGTGTTGCTTTCGATGCATTAGGAGGACCGGCTACGGCCAGTGATATGACCTTAGGTTTATTATTAAATCCTGAGCGAATGGCACGACTGGCTCAACAAAAATCATTGGATAAAAAGCAATTAGGATTAGGGGATATGCTGGAAAAATTAATTGCTGAGACTATCCAATATCAACCTAAGGATTCTTATTTGCTTGCGGTACAGCAAACTATAAATTATAATGTACTGCAGCATTTATTTAACTTAGCAGCAAGTAAAAAAAGTACGCCATTGGTAAAAGCTGAAGTTTATAAACAGCTAGCCGAATTAGAAGATTGGTTGGAAGAACAGGACGGAGCAATTTATGAGCAAATGCTTGAAGAAATCGAACTGTTTATGGATAAGCCGGAAGAATTTGAACCAATGCTAGCGGCGCCTAAAATTCCGGATGGTTCACCAATTGGAAGTTTTATGTGTACAGGATTTTAG
- a CDS encoding threonine aldolase family protein, whose product MSEIDLRSDTVTKPTKGMLKAMMNAEVGDDVYKEDPSVNALEEKLAKLFGKDEALFFPTGSMANQAAIKLHTQPADQLICDKWAHVYNYEGGGASFNSGVSCKLVDGHRGMITAKQVEENINPPDFYHSPLTTLVCLENTTNKGGGACYDLEEIKKIRKVCNTHNLGLHLDGARLFNALVAKGESPKEYGKLFDTISVCLSKGLGIPMGSVLIGNKELMKGAMRIRKVLGGGMRQVGFMAAAGIYALDNHIERLDEDHKRAAEIAETLSMQAYIGAVEPVETNIIIFNLKDASAEAEFNKILQKNSIRISALGKGKLRIVTHLDYTEGMHQKFLSVLKNIEL is encoded by the coding sequence ATGAGCGAAATAGATTTAAGAAGTGATACCGTTACCAAACCTACAAAAGGAATGCTAAAGGCCATGATGAATGCCGAAGTGGGTGACGATGTATATAAAGAAGACCCTTCGGTTAATGCTTTAGAAGAAAAATTGGCCAAACTTTTTGGAAAAGATGAAGCTTTATTTTTTCCTACCGGAAGTATGGCCAACCAGGCCGCCATAAAACTCCATACGCAACCTGCAGACCAGTTAATCTGTGATAAATGGGCACATGTTTATAATTATGAGGGTGGTGGCGCAAGTTTTAATAGTGGCGTAAGCTGTAAACTTGTAGATGGTCATCGGGGTATGATCACTGCCAAACAGGTAGAAGAAAATATAAATCCACCAGATTTTTATCATAGTCCGCTTACGACTTTGGTATGCCTGGAAAACACCACAAACAAAGGCGGCGGAGCTTGTTATGACCTGGAAGAAATTAAAAAGATCAGAAAAGTTTGTAATACCCACAATCTTGGACTGCATTTAGATGGCGCCAGGTTATTTAATGCCCTGGTTGCAAAAGGAGAATCACCTAAAGAATACGGAAAGCTTTTCGATACCATTTCGGTATGTCTTTCTAAAGGATTGGGAATACCAATGGGATCTGTTCTTATAGGAAATAAGGAATTAATGAAAGGCGCTATGCGTATTCGTAAAGTTTTAGGAGGTGGCATGCGCCAGGTTGGTTTTATGGCTGCTGCAGGAATTTATGCTTTAGATAATCATATAGAACGTCTAGATGAAGACCATAAAAGAGCCGCAGAAATTGCTGAAACCTTAAGTATGCAGGCTTATATTGGAGCAGTAGAGCCGGTGGAAACCAATATTATTATTTTTAATCTCAAAGATGCTTCTGCCGAAGCCGAATTCAATAAAATTCTTCAGAAAAATAGCATCAGGATTAGTGCTCTGGGGAAAGGGAAATTAAGGATCGTAACCCATTTGGACTATACTGAAGGTATGCACCAAAAATTTCTTTCTGTTTTAAAGAATATAGAACTTTAA
- a CDS encoding peroxiredoxin-like family protein has translation MKNVLPRKDAPQLSVQTTKGVRWNLEDEKPENFTMLVFYRGIHCPVCKKYLTELNSKISEFDERGIEVVCISANTEELAKKTVESWDIDKLNIAYGLLTEDARKWDLYISEGINDKEPEAFFEPGLFLIKPDNTVYAASIQSMPFARPNFDEVLKAIDFVLDKNYPARGEA, from the coding sequence ATGAAAAATGTATTGCCAAGAAAGGATGCGCCACAACTAAGCGTACAAACGACTAAAGGGGTGCGGTGGAATCTTGAAGACGAAAAGCCTGAAAATTTTACAATGCTAGTTTTTTATCGCGGCATCCACTGCCCGGTATGTAAGAAATATTTAACCGAATTAAATTCAAAAATATCTGAATTTGATGAAAGGGGAATAGAAGTGGTTTGCATTAGTGCAAATACAGAAGAATTGGCGAAAAAAACTGTAGAATCCTGGGATATCGATAAGCTAAATATAGCGTATGGTTTGTTAACTGAGGATGCCAGAAAATGGGATTTATATATTTCTGAAGGAATAAACGATAAGGAGCCTGAAGCATTTTTTGAACCGGGTTTGTTCTTAATCAAACCCGATAATACTGTTTACGCGGCAAGTATACAATCCATGCCTTTTGCCAGACCTAATTTTGATGAGGTGTTAAAAGCTATCGATTTTGTTTTAGATAAAAATTATCCGGCACGAGGAGAAGCCTAA
- a CDS encoding cation:proton antiporter — MKEQLLILAAISTCVLSMAWLPSISKKVKISYPIFLLLMGFGLYWLEIPITWPDHNSHNSEIMLLSEIIVVVSLMTAGLKIDISYARKNWKVPFRLIAIAMPLTMISIFFIGINLLSLSIPLAVLLAAVMAPTDPVLASEVQLKETYLDKDKDRRNLPEFTLTSEAGINDGLAFPFTYLGALLIKNNGIENFDWLNWFLDKFLLKIVIGIVAGFLMGWIIIKLQKYLKELFGIKTWDGLLAFSLAIATYSLTELIHGYGFLAVFITSLTLRNSYRIDNQYKKKLHSFIDEIERLLLVLWVVLFAGTIMSGFLSGLSWQTIAIAIGIVIILRPLCGLIALTGTRMSRKERFTISFFGVRGIGSLFYLSWAFVYLNDTSGSNELYTIVTLIVFCSIIIHGISAPFFFRKKLSDN, encoded by the coding sequence TTGAAAGAACAATTACTTATACTGGCAGCCATAAGTACCTGTGTCCTAAGCATGGCTTGGCTTCCTTCGATCTCCAAAAAAGTTAAGATTAGTTATCCTATTTTTTTACTATTGATGGGGTTTGGTCTATATTGGCTTGAAATTCCTATCACATGGCCTGATCATAATTCGCATAATAGCGAAATCATGCTATTATCAGAAATTATAGTGGTCGTTTCTCTAATGACCGCCGGGCTTAAAATCGATATTTCCTACGCCAGAAAGAACTGGAAAGTACCGTTTAGGCTTATAGCTATTGCCATGCCTTTAACGATGATTAGTATATTCTTTATAGGAATAAATCTGCTTTCCCTCTCCATACCTCTTGCAGTATTACTGGCTGCGGTAATGGCACCTACAGATCCTGTGCTGGCCTCTGAAGTGCAGCTAAAGGAAACCTACCTGGATAAAGATAAAGACCGCAGAAATTTACCGGAATTCACCTTAACATCTGAAGCCGGGATCAACGACGGCTTAGCATTTCCTTTTACCTATCTTGGTGCGCTGCTTATTAAAAACAACGGTATCGAGAATTTTGACTGGCTAAACTGGTTTCTCGATAAATTTCTATTAAAAATCGTAATAGGAATAGTTGCCGGTTTTTTAATGGGATGGATTATTATCAAACTTCAGAAATATTTAAAAGAACTTTTTGGTATAAAGACCTGGGATGGTTTGTTGGCATTTTCCCTTGCAATCGCTACGTATAGCCTTACCGAACTTATACACGGTTACGGATTTTTAGCGGTTTTTATCACCAGTCTAACACTTAGAAACTCCTATCGTATCGATAACCAGTATAAGAAAAAGCTACATAGTTTTATAGATGAAATCGAACGCTTATTACTGGTATTATGGGTAGTACTTTTTGCCGGGACGATCATGAGTGGTTTTTTATCCGGATTAAGCTGGCAAACGATCGCTATCGCTATTGGTATTGTAATTATTTTACGTCCCTTGTGTGGATTAATAGCTCTTACAGGTACTAGAATGAGCAGAAAAGAACGATTTACGATTAGCTTTTTTGGTGTTAGAGGGATAGGTTCACTTTTTTACCTCTCCTGGGCATTCGTCTATTTAAACGATACATCTGGTAGCAACGAACTTTACACTATTGTTACTTTAATAGTATTTTGTTCGATTATTATACACGGAATTTCAGCGCCATTTTTCTTTAGAAAGAAACTAAGCGATAACTAA
- a CDS encoding YbaB/EbfC family nucleoid-associated protein: protein MFGDMMGMMNKIKEAQDNVEKTKERLKTVLIDEQSSDGLLKVTVTAAREVKSIDIADELLEDKEQLEDYLVLTLNKAISKASDINEKELGAAAKDGMPDIPGLGDMFK, encoded by the coding sequence ATGTTTGGAGATATGATGGGTATGATGAATAAAATCAAAGAAGCCCAGGATAATGTAGAAAAAACAAAAGAACGCCTTAAAACCGTTCTTATCGATGAGCAGTCCAGTGACGGACTCCTAAAAGTAACTGTAACTGCTGCTCGAGAAGTAAAAAGTATCGATATTGCCGACGAACTTTTAGAGGATAAAGAGCAATTGGAAGATTATTTAGTACTTACCCTCAATAAAGCCATTTCCAAAGCCTCTGATATTAACGAAAAAGAGCTTGGTGCTGCTGCAAAAGACGGTATGCCTGATATTCCTGGGCTGGGTGATATGTTTAAGTAG
- a CDS encoding S9 family peptidase, with protein sequence MNKEVQPPKAKKIPAELEIHGDIRIDNYYWMNDREDPEVIAYLNAENDYKDKQTAHTKEFQIRLFEEMKARIKEDDQSVPYRLNGYWYITRFEKGGDYPIYSRKKGTQEAPEEVMFNVNIMAEGYDYYRLGGLNVSPDNKMVAFGTDTVSRRKYTIQVKNLETGELYPEKIENTTGGSTWANDNKTLYYTKKDEQTLRSFQIYKHILGTDPAEDQLVYQEDDETFNTYVYKSKSKRYIVIGSHSTLTTEYRVLEADKPEGDFKIIQPRVRGLEYSISHFGEHFYILTNKDEARNFKLMKTPVSATEKENWEDVIAHREDVLIEDIDIFKDFLVIGERKNGLNEIRIIRWDESDDYLIPFDNETYTAFTSINPDFDTQVLRYTYNSMTTPTSVVDFNMVTKEKTVLKEQEVLGGKFRKENYTSERIWATAEDGTKVPVSLVYRKGIKKNGNNPLLQYAYGSYGSTIDPYFSTVRLSLLDRGFVYAIAHIRGGEYLGRNWYEDGKLFTKRNTFTDFIDVSKHLIAEKYTSEEKLFPMGGSAGGLLMGAVINMAPHLYKGVIAAVPFVDVVTTMLDDSIPLTTGEYDEWGNPNEKDYYEYMLSYSPYDNVVAQDYPNMLVTTGLHDSQVQYWEPAKWVAKLRELKTDTNLLILHTNMDAGHGGASGRFEALREVAEEYAFLFDLVGIKE encoded by the coding sequence TTGAATAAAGAAGTGCAGCCACCAAAGGCAAAAAAGATACCCGCAGAATTAGAAATTCATGGTGATATTAGAATTGACAATTATTACTGGATGAATGATCGTGAAGATCCTGAAGTAATTGCCTATCTAAATGCCGAAAATGATTATAAAGACAAACAAACGGCCCATACCAAAGAATTTCAGATACGTTTATTCGAGGAAATGAAGGCCAGGATCAAGGAAGACGACCAGTCGGTTCCTTATCGTCTAAATGGTTACTGGTACATTACACGTTTCGAAAAAGGAGGAGATTATCCTATTTATTCCAGAAAAAAGGGGACCCAGGAGGCCCCCGAAGAAGTGATGTTTAATGTAAACATTATGGCTGAAGGTTATGATTATTATCGTTTAGGCGGTTTAAATGTTAGCCCCGATAATAAAATGGTCGCTTTTGGAACAGATACCGTAAGTCGTAGAAAATATACCATCCAGGTAAAGAATTTGGAGACCGGAGAATTATATCCTGAAAAAATTGAAAATACTACCGGCGGTTCTACCTGGGCAAACGATAATAAAACCTTGTATTATACAAAGAAGGATGAACAAACTTTGCGAAGCTTTCAGATCTATAAACATATTTTAGGTACAGATCCGGCAGAAGATCAATTGGTTTATCAGGAAGATGATGAAACCTTTAATACCTATGTTTATAAATCGAAATCTAAAAGGTATATCGTTATTGGGTCGCATAGTACCTTAACTACAGAGTATCGTGTCTTAGAAGCAGATAAACCTGAAGGTGATTTTAAGATAATTCAGCCACGGGTACGCGGATTAGAATACAGTATTTCTCATTTTGGTGAGCATTTTTATATTCTTACTAATAAAGATGAAGCCCGTAATTTTAAGCTTATGAAAACCCCGGTTTCAGCAACTGAAAAAGAAAATTGGGAAGATGTGATTGCGCACCGTGAAGATGTACTTATAGAGGATATCGACATTTTTAAAGACTTTCTGGTGATTGGGGAGCGTAAAAACGGACTTAATGAAATAAGGATTATTCGTTGGGACGAAAGTGATGATTATCTTATTCCGTTTGACAATGAAACTTATACGGCGTTTACTTCTATAAACCCTGATTTTGATACCCAAGTGCTTCGATACACTTATAATTCGATGACCACACCAACATCTGTAGTTGATTTTAATATGGTTACCAAAGAAAAAACGGTATTAAAAGAGCAGGAAGTTTTAGGTGGTAAATTCAGAAAGGAGAATTATACTTCAGAGCGTATTTGGGCAACCGCCGAGGATGGCACAAAAGTTCCGGTTTCTTTGGTGTATAGAAAAGGAATTAAGAAGAATGGAAATAATCCTTTGCTGCAGTACGCCTATGGCTCCTATGGTTCAACAATCGATCCTTATTTTTCAACCGTAAGACTAAGTTTACTGGATCGCGGATTTGTATATGCCATTGCACATATACGTGGAGGAGAATATTTAGGCAGAAACTGGTATGAAGATGGCAAGTTGTTTACCAAACGAAATACATTTACCGATTTCATAGATGTTTCGAAGCACCTTATTGCCGAAAAATATACTTCTGAAGAAAAATTATTCCCTATGGGAGGTTCTGCCGGTGGTTTATTGATGGGAGCGGTAATAAATATGGCTCCACATTTATATAAGGGTGTTATTGCAGCGGTTCCATTTGTAGATGTGGTAACAACCATGTTAGATGATAGTATCCCGTTAACAACAGGGGAGTATGATGAATGGGGAAATCCTAATGAAAAAGATTATTATGAGTATATGTTATCGTATTCTCCGTATGATAATGTAGTAGCTCAGGATTATCCTAATATGTTAGTAACTACCGGTTTGCATGATTCACAAGTACAATATTGGGAACCAGCAAAATGGGTCGCTAAACTAAGAGAGTTAAAAACCGATACTAATCTTTTGATATTACACACAAACATGGATGCCGGCCATGGCGGGGCTTCAGGAAGGTTTGAAGCACTTAGGGAAGTTGCCGAAGAATATGCATTTTTGTTCGATTTAGTTGGAATTAAGGAATAA
- a CDS encoding PLP-dependent cysteine synthase family protein has translation MKEDLQVYDNVLQLIGKTPLVQLNKITEGFKGDFYAKVEAFNPGHSSKDRIALYIIEEAERKGILKPGDTIIETTSGNTGFSIAMVSQVKGYDCILAVSSKASKDKIDMLRTMGAKVYVCPAHVAADDPRSYYEVAKRLHREIKGSVYINQYFNDLNTEAHYKSTGPEIWSQTEGKITHLIACSGTGGTISGTARYLKEQNPNVNIIGIDAYGSVLKKYHETREFDAEEIYPYRIEGLGKNLIPTATDFDAIDRFVKVTDEESAHTARELAKTEGMFVGYTSGAATQGVKQLAEEGEFDENSKVVIMFPDHGSRYMSKIYSDDWMEEQGFFDTKNEAEVRAIEFIK, from the coding sequence ATGAAAGAAGATTTGCAGGTGTACGATAATGTTCTACAGCTTATAGGAAAGACACCGCTAGTACAGCTTAATAAGATCACTGAAGGTTTCAAAGGAGATTTCTACGCTAAAGTAGAAGCTTTTAATCCGGGGCACTCCTCTAAAGATCGAATTGCTTTATATATTATTGAAGAAGCAGAGCGCAAAGGAATATTAAAGCCCGGAGATACCATTATTGAGACCACTTCTGGTAATACAGGATTCAGTATCGCAATGGTGAGCCAGGTTAAAGGTTATGATTGTATTTTGGCTGTGAGCTCTAAAGCCTCGAAAGACAAAATCGATATGCTAAGAACTATGGGAGCTAAGGTGTATGTTTGCCCGGCACATGTGGCAGCAGACGATCCGCGCTCTTATTACGAAGTGGCTAAAAGGCTTCATCGAGAAATTAAAGGATCTGTGTATATCAATCAATACTTCAACGATTTAAATACCGAAGCGCATTATAAGTCTACCGGTCCAGAAATATGGAGCCAGACGGAAGGTAAAATAACACACCTTATTGCATGTAGTGGTACTGGAGGAACCATTTCTGGAACTGCCAGATATCTTAAAGAGCAAAATCCAAACGTAAATATTATAGGGATCGATGCTTATGGTTCAGTATTAAAAAAATACCATGAAACCAGAGAATTTGATGCTGAAGAAATTTATCCATATAGAATTGAAGGTTTGGGTAAAAACTTAATTCCTACCGCTACGGATTTTGATGCTATTGATCGTTTTGTGAAAGTGACTGATGAAGAAAGTGCCCATACTGCCAGAGAACTTGCAAAAACCGAAGGGATGTTTGTAGGTTATACCAGCGGTGCGGCAACACAGGGTGTAAAGCAATTGGCAGAGGAAGGCGAATTTGATGAAAATTCTAAAGTAGTTATTATGTTCCCAGATCACGGAAGCCGATACATGAGTAAAATTTATAGTGATGACTGGATGGAAGAACAGGGATTTTTTGATACCAAAAATGAAGCTGAGGTTAGAGCTATAGAATTTATCAAGTAA
- a CDS encoding aminotransferase class I/II-fold pyridoxal phosphate-dependent enzyme, with amino-acid sequence MRDLFDKIYKDKGPLGKWAEQAEGYFVFPKLEGPISNRMKFRGRDVITWSVNDYLGLANHPEVRKVDAEAAAEWGSAYPMGARMMSGHTSLHEKLQDELASFVHKQAAYLLNFGYQGMVSTIDALVSKQDVIVYDVDAHACIIDGVRLHLGQRFTYKHNDMESIEKNLQRATKIAEQTGGGILLISEGVFGMRGEQGKLKEIVELKKKYKFRLFVDDAHGFGTLGKTGAGAGEEQGVQDDIDVYFATFAKSMASTGAFIAGDKEIIDYLKYNLRSQMFAKSLQMQLVVGALKRLEMLRTRPELKNKLWENVNALQNGLKDRGFDIGTTQSCVTPVYLKGSIPEAMALVKDLRENYGVFCSIVVYPVIPKGLILLRMIPTATHTLQDVEETLEAFSSIRERLENGTYKRLSASVAAAMANKA; translated from the coding sequence ATGAGAGATCTGTTTGACAAAATATACAAGGATAAAGGGCCTTTAGGAAAATGGGCAGAGCAGGCAGAAGGATACTTCGTGTTCCCAAAGCTGGAAGGACCTATTTCTAATAGAATGAAGTTTAGAGGGAGAGATGTGATCACATGGAGTGTAAATGACTATCTAGGTCTTGCCAATCATCCAGAGGTTAGAAAAGTAGATGCCGAGGCTGCGGCCGAGTGGGGTTCTGCTTATCCTATGGGAGCAAGGATGATGAGTGGTCATACAAGTTTGCATGAAAAACTTCAGGACGAGTTGGCTTCTTTTGTACACAAGCAGGCTGCTTATCTTTTAAACTTTGGATACCAGGGAATGGTATCTACTATTGATGCGCTGGTATCTAAACAAGATGTTATTGTTTACGATGTAGATGCTCATGCTTGTATTATAGACGGTGTTCGCCTTCATTTAGGACAACGCTTTACCTACAAGCACAACGATATGGAAAGTATCGAAAAAAATCTGCAGAGAGCTACTAAAATAGCAGAACAAACAGGAGGAGGAATCCTTTTAATTTCTGAAGGTGTTTTTGGTATGCGTGGTGAGCAGGGAAAACTTAAAGAAATTGTAGAGCTTAAGAAAAAATATAAATTCCGTCTTTTTGTAGATGATGCACATGGTTTTGGAACTTTAGGAAAAACCGGAGCAGGAGCAGGAGAAGAGCAGGGAGTGCAGGATGATATCGATGTATATTTTGCCACTTTCGCTAAATCTATGGCAAGTACGGGCGCTTTTATTGCCGGTGATAAGGAAATTATCGATTATTTAAAATATAATCTTAGATCCCAGATGTTTGCTAAATCACTGCAAATGCAATTAGTGGTTGGAGCGCTTAAACGCCTTGAAATGCTTAGAACAAGACCAGAGCTTAAAAATAAGTTATGGGAAAATGTAAATGCACTGCAAAACGGATTAAAAGATCGTGGTTTTGATATTGGTACTACACAAAGTTGTGTGACCCCGGTATACCTGAAAGGAAGTATTCCTGAAGCTATGGCTTTGGTAAAAGACCTTCGTGAAAATTACGGAGTTTTCTGTTCTATTGTAGTTTATCCGGTAATTCCAAAAGGATTAATTTTATTACGAATGATCCCAACCGCTACTCATACATTACAGGATGTAGAAGAAACTTTAGAGGCTTTTTCTTCTATTAGAGAGCGCCTTGAGAACGGAACATATAAAAGATTATCAGCATCTGTAGCTGCGGCAATGGCTAATAAAGCTTAA